A DNA window from Arachis duranensis cultivar V14167 chromosome 3, aradu.V14167.gnm2.J7QH, whole genome shotgun sequence contains the following coding sequences:
- the LOC107480232 gene encoding protein FAR1-RELATED SEQUENCE 5-like, translating into MGEKSPKAVITDGDLAMRDAIKNVLPDATHRLCGWHLQRNACETIKNPNLLRDFKGLIYDNNDHRDFDRRWEAILDKHNLVGSTWIEKTYETRAIWSHCFLWDKFFGYIRTTSQCEGINSLIRFYINRKNTLIDFMHNLDRALKKYRNNELIADFKSQCLEPVMITSLEVYERSASCYFTRNIFKEICNEIQRAGALNIKVLSTTLDKVEFSVTALGDLAKDRRVEVDRGKNLFLCSCKLFESRGIPYSHVLCAMKFENILEFPDSLIYKRWTKNAKNEFISTEMPVNDDVERVLKFRVGALASNCNKLCDIACKDLTKFDEVQFELVNLVIRL; encoded by the coding sequence ATGGGTGAGAAAAGTCCTAAAGCAGTAATAACTGACGGAGACCTTGCCATGCGAGATGCAATCAAGAATGTTCTTCCTGATGCGACCCATCGGTTATGCGGATGGCATCTGCAAAGAAATGCATGTGAAACTATAAAGAATCCTAATTTGCTGCGGGATTTTAAGGGTCTTATATACGACAACAACGACCACAGAGACTTTGATCGGAGATGGGAAGCCATTTTGGATAAGCACAACCTTGTTGGGAGTACCTGGATAGAAAAGACGTACGAAACTCGTGCGATATGGTCCCATTGTTTTCTCTGGGATAAGTTTTTCGGTTACATAAGGACGACATCACAGTGCGAAGGTATAAATTCTCTCATAAGATTTTATATTAATCGCAAGAACACCCTCATTGACTTCATGCATAACCTGGATAGGGCCTTAAAGAAGTATAGAAACAACGAATTAATAGCTGACTTTAAGTCTCAGTGCTTAGAGCCAGTGATGATTACCTCGTTGGAGGTATATGAAAGATCTGCATCATGTTATTTCACGCGAAATATTTTCAAGGAAATTTGTAATGAGATTCAAAGGGCAGGGGCTTTGAATATCAAGGTACTAAGCACAACCTTAGACAAGGTAGAGTTCAGTGTGACTGCTCTCGGAGACCTGGCCAAAGATCGACGGGTGGAAGTCGATAGAGGTAAGAATCTGTTCTTGTGCTCGTGCAAGCTGTTTGAATCACGTGGTATTCCCTATAGTCATGTCTTATGTGCCATGAAGTTCGAAAACATACTTGAGTTTCCAGATTCGTTGATCTACAAAAGGTGGACAAAGAATGCAAAGAACGAATTTATTAGCACAGAAATGCCTGTGAACGATGACGTCGAAAGGGTCTTAAAGTTTCGAGTTGGTGCATTGGCATCGAATTGCAACAAGCTATGTGATATTGCTTGCAAGGATCTTACAAAATTTGATGAAGTCCAGTTTGAACTTGTCAATTTAGTTATTCGCCTGTAG
- the LOC107480264 gene encoding phosphatidylinositol 4-kinase beta 1, translated as MVRLLGFIRGFDEPREITSRSNITGESSENGWLIRFFDSDFFCEWIAVSYLYKHDHAGVRDYLCNRMYTLPLQGIESYLFQVCYMMIHKPSPSLDKFVIDVCAKSLKIALKVHWFLLAELEDSDDNEGISRVMEKCQIAATLMGEWPPLIRPQTETPSSGGKLNRLLSSKSRFLSLTSSPPSQKSLSFSPPSGNIVQEDGNPLSPDENKIFKKLIPSPKFRDALRFRKSVDKDNNDSEKDGFFKRLLKDSKGEDELGQKIRDAFSFRKSSEKDDEDSEKDNFFKRLLSSRDSKGDEEDSEKDGFLRRLLRDRGEDEDLTSSSEGFFKRLFRDSKNDSEDASHTKTIEDAEKEGLFRKFFREKSEDRKEGSDRNDGVANSEEKCVKPVEEDEKEGFIRKFFKDKFEDKKDTNDKTEEGTANGEEEELFEFSLFKRLFRVHPEDAKRSPANENGNKGGLFESSPGTENFFRKLFKDRDRSIEDSELLGSKKQKEKHPGSPKQQNEKSTTKPPLPFSASQFRKGAYHDSLEFVQSLCETSYGLVDVFPIEDRKSALRESLVEINLHVTDAQNNGGVCFPLGKGMYRVLHIPEDEAVLLNSREKAPYLICVEVLRCEIPSNSKEASSSQKLSQGGIPLANGDALLHKPPPWAYPLRTAQEAYRNSNDRMSRSTAQAIDQAMTHVPEAKNKFVSVNLSVEKQLPRQTEKTELAKLPGSSRNIASIHRKGVQGKAGHDSDLEWVRVVLTADPGVRLEDIEDQAQPRRKEHRRVPSTIAIEEVKAAAAKGEAPLGLPLRSSGQDSSDAQPSANGIIPKASDALSGELWEVKKERIRKASENGKLPGWDLRSVIVKSGDDCRQEHLAVQLISHFYDIFQEAGLPLWLRPYEVLCTSSYTALIETIPDTASLHSIKSRHPNISSLREFFNAKYQENSPSFKLAQRNFVESMAGYSLVCYLLQVKDRHNGNLLLDEEGHIIHIDFGFMLSNSPGGVNFESAPFKLTRELLEVMDSDAEGVPSEFFDYFKVLCIQGFLTCRKHAERIILLVEMLQDSGFPCFKGGARTIQNLRKRFHLSLTEEQCVSLVLSLISSSLDAWRTRQYDYYQKVLNGIL; from the exons ATGGTGAGGCTACTCGGGTTCATTCGTGGTTTTGATGAGCCCAGGGAAATCACGTCGAGGTCGAACATCACCGGTGAGTCAAGTGAAAACGGCTGGCTCATCAGGTTCTTTGACTCGGATTTCTTCTGTGAGTGGATTGCTGTTAGCTACTTGTACAAGCATGATCACGCCGGGGTGCGTGATTATCTCTGTAATAGAATGTATACTCTTCCCTTGCAGGGGATTGAGAGTTATTTGTTCCAAGTATGTTACATGATGATACACAAGCCCAGCCCCTCCTTGGATAAGTTTGTCATAGATGTGTGCGCCAAGTCGCTTAAGATTGCTTTGAAGGTGCATTGGTTCTTGTTGGCCGAGCTTGAGGATTCTGATGACAATGAAGGGATTAGTAGGGTTATGGAGAAGTGCCAGATTGCAGCCACCTTGATGGGCGAGTGGCCTCCCTTGATTCGCCCTCAAACCGAGACTCCGAGTTCTGGAGGCAAGTTGAATAGGTTACTGTCTTCGAAATCCCGCTTTTTGTCTCTGACATCCTCCCCGCCGTCACAGAAGTCTTTATCGTTCTCACCTCCTTCGGGGAACATTGTGCAAGAGGATGGCAATCCTTTATCTCCTGATGAGAACAAGATATTTAAGAAGCTTATTCCAAGTCCAAAGTTTAGAGATGCTTTGCGTTTTAGGAAGTCAGTGGATAAAGACAATAATGATTCTGAAAAGGATGGGTTTTTCAAGAGACTTCTAAAAGATAGCAAAGGTGAGGACGAGCTAGGCCAGAAAATACGAGATGCATTTTCCTTTCGGAAGTCATCTGAAAAAGATGACGAAGACTCTGAaaaggataatttttttaaaaggttATTAAGCAGTAGGGATAGTAAGGGTGACGAAGAAGACTCTGAAAAGGATGGTTTCCTTCGAAGACTATTGAGGGATAGAGGCGAGGATGAGGATTTGACCTCAAGTTCTGAGGGATTTTTTAAGAGATTGTTTCGTGATAGCAAGAATGATTCTGAGGATGCCAGTCACACTAAAACAATTGAAGATGCAGAGAAAGAGGGGCTTTTCCGAAAGTTTTTCCGGGAGAAATCTGAAGATAGAAAGGAGGGGAGTGATAGAAATGACGGAGTTGCTAATTCTGAAGAGAAATGTGTCAAACCTgtggaagaagatgaaaaagaagggtTTATCAGGAAGtttttcaaggataaatttgaggACAAGAAAGATACAAACGATAAAACTGAAGAGGGCACTGCCAATGGTGAGGAAGAAGAGCTTTTCGAGTTTTCCTTGTTCAAAAGACTGTTTCGGGTGCACCCAGAAGATGCTAAACGTAGTCCCGCCAATGAAAATGGCAATAAAGGTGGCTTGTTTGAGAGTAGTCCAGGTACAGAGAATTTTTTTCGCAAATTATTTAAAGATCGTGACAGATCAATAGAAGATTCAGAGTTATTGGGATCAAAGAAGCAGAAAGAG AAGCATCCTGGATCACCAAagcaacaaaatgaaaaatcaaCCACAAAGCCCCCACTACCATTTAGTGCATCTCAGTTTCGCAAAGGAGCTTACCATGATTCGCTGGAGTTTGTGCAATCATTATGTGAGACATCATATGGCTTAGTGGATGTATTTCCAATTGAAGATCGAAAAAGTGCTCTGCGTGAG TCACTTGTAGAGATCAATTTACATGTAACAGATGCTCAGAACAATGGAG GAGTATGTTTTCCGTTGGGAAAGGGCATGTATCGTGTGCTGCATATACCTGAAGATGAAGCTGTTCTcttgaattctagagagaaggcaCCTTACCTAATCTGTGTTGAAGTTTTGAGATGTGAAATTCCAAG CAATTCCAAGGAGGCATCTAGCTCCCAGAAACTTTCCCAAGGTGGAATTCCTTTGGCAAATGGAGATGCTCTATTGCACAAGCCACCCCCTTGGGCTTATCCATTACGGACAGCACAAGAAGCATATCGAAATAGCAACGATAGGATGTCAAGATCTACTGCTCAAGCAATTGATCAGGCAATGACCCATGTACCCGaggcaaaaaataaatttgttagtGTGAATCTTTCTGTGGAGAAACAATTGCCTCGACAGACAGAGAAGACTGAATTGGCTAAACTACCTGGAAGTAGTCGAAATATTGCTTCAATTCACAGAAAGGGTGTACAGGGAAAAGCAGGACATGACAGTGATTTGGAATGGGTACGAGTAGTCTTGACAGCTGATCCTGGGGTTAGATTGGAAGATATTGAGGATCAAGCACAACCTCGGAGGAAGGAACATCGCCGTGTTCCAAGTACAATTGCAATAGAGGAAGTAAAG GCTGCGGCAGCAAAAGGTGAAGCACCTCTTGGACTCCCTTTGAGAAGTTCTGGTCAAGATTCATCTGATGCACAACCAAGT GCTAATGGAATTATTCCCAAAGCTAGTGACGCCTTATCTGGTGAACTTTGGGAGgtgaagaaagagagaatacGCAAAGCTTCCGAAAATGGGAAGTTACCTGGTTGGGATCTGCGATCT GTTATTGTAAAGAGTGGTGATGATTGTAGACAGGAACATCTGGCTGTTCAACTTATTTCTCACTTCTATG ATATTTTCCAAGAAGCTGGACTACCTCTTTGGTTGCGCCCTTATGAAGTTTTATGTACTTCTTCGTATACGGCTCTGATTGAAACGATTCCAGATACG GCTTCTCTACATTCAATCAAAAGTAGACATCCCAACATCTCAAGTTTGCGTGAATTCTTCAATGCCAAGTATCAAGAAAATTCTCCAAGTTTCAAACTTGCCCAG AGGAACTTTGTCGAGAGTATGGCTGGGTATTCCCTTGTGTGCTACCTATTACAG GTGAAGGATAGGCATAATGGAAACCTTTTATTGGATGAAGAAGGTCACATCATACATATTGATTTTGGCTTCATGCTTTCCAACTCACCTGGTGGTGTTAATTTTGAAAGTGCACCTTTCAAGTTAACCCGAGAGCTTCTTGAG GTTATGGATTCTGATGCTGAAGGTGTTCCAAGCGAGTTCTTTGATTACTTCAAG GTTTTATGCATTCAAGGGTTCCTTACTTGCCGCAAGCATGCTGAGCGAATTATTCTTCTTGTCGAGATGTTGCAG GATTCAGGCTTTCCATGCTTTAAAGGTGGTGCAAGAACAATACAGAATTTACGAAAGCGATTTCATCTGAGTTTAACAGAAGAG CAATGTGTCTCCTTGGTGCTTTCACTTATTAGCAGTAGTCTGGATGCGTGGAGGACACGGCAGTATGATTATTACCAGAAAGTTTTGAATGGAATATTGTGA
- the LOC107480258 gene encoding uncharacterized protein LOC107480258 has translation MEIEPILLAEPCIVQSKRSKVVEDNSKVVVLSKTSVLSETSQDFCNHSESFEKLVRIGLPCNDSVEEKLCWLRSQMIGNDAEFDSPFGRRKLVYADHTASGRSLHYNENFITDHLLPFYGNTHTCDSYVGSRTTKMLHEATTYIKSCLGGGEEDTIIFCGSGTTAAIKRLQEVMGITVPSILRERVVKSLGKEERWVVFVGPHEHHSNLLSWRQSLAEVVEIGLDDEGLLDMDALKLQLEAYKNTNRPLLGSFSACSNVTGIHSDTRAIARLLHQYNCFACFDFAASGPYVEIDMRSGHSDGYDAVFLSPHKFLGGPDSPGLLLMNKVLYRIGSSPPSTCGGGTVTYVNAFNEKDTLYLENIEERESGGTPPIIQTVRAALAFWVKEYIGYEEIEKREQLYINKALKRLISNPNIEVLGNTSTKRQAILSFLIYTNTNSYSQGRDELNLWAETGCKRGLPLHGPFVAALLNDLFGIQARGGCACAGPYGHELLHINKSQSLSIRSAVQKGYVGVKPGWTRVSFPYYMSEEDFEYILSAIEFLAVYGQRFLPLYSFNLRNGSWRIKTEEFEEKTKKSNGKFPTKLLGKTPEERKNQSYFDVAKSIASDLPKLPSEGILSLNVDPNVICFRI, from the exons ATGGAGATAGAACCCATATTACTAGCGGAGCCATGCATAGTTCAAAGCAAGAGAAGCAAGGTCGTTGAAGATAACAGCAAGGTTGTCGTTTTGTCAAAAACAAGTGTCTTGTCAGAAACATCTCAGGATTTTTGCAACCACTCTGAGTCATTTGAAAAGCTGGTACGGATTGGCCTCCCCTGCAATGACTCTGTTGAAGAAAAACTCTGTTGGCTTCGGTCCCAGATGATAGGCAACGATGCTGAGTTCGATTCTCCGTTTGGAAGAAGAAAACTTGTGTATGCTGATCACACTGCTTCAGGCCGCAGCTTACATTACAATGAAAACTTCATCACCGatcatcttcttcctttctaTG GTAATACTCACACTTGTGACAGTTACGTGGGAAGCAGGACAACAAAAATGCTGCATGAAGCAACCACATACATTAAAAGTTGCCTTGGCGGTGGAGAAGAAGATACAATCATATTCTGTGGTTCCGGCACAACCGCAGCCATCAAGAGGCTCCAAGAAGTAATGGGAATCACGGTGCCCTCGATTTTGAGGGAAAGGGTGGTAAAGAGCCTtggcaaagaagaaagatgggtgGTGTTTGTGGGGCCCCATGAGCATCACTCAAACCTCCTTTCATGGCGGCAAAGCTTGGCTGAAGTGGTTGAGATTGGTCTTGATGATGAAGGCTTGTTGGACATGGATGCCCTGAAGCTACAGCTTGAGGCCTACAAAAATACCAACAGACCATTGTTGGGATCTTTTTCAGCTTGTAGCAATGTCACCGGGATACACTCCGACACGCGAGCCATTGCTCGTCTTCTTCATCAGTACAACTGCTTTGCATGCTTTGATTTTGCAGCAAG tGGTCCATACGTGGAAATTGACATGAGATCAGGGCATAGTGATGGGTATGATGCTGTGTTCCTGAGTCCGCATAAGTTTCTTGGTGGTCCTGACTCCCCTGGTCTGCTCCTCATGAACAAGGTCCTTTACCGTATAGGATCTTCACCTCCCTCCACTTGTGGAGGTGGAACTGTTACCTATGTCAATGCCTTCAATGAAAAG GATACATTATACTTGGAGAACATAGAAGAAAGGGAGAGTGGAGGAACCCCTCCAATAATCCAGACAGTTAGAGCAGCCTTGGCATTTTGGGTGAAAGAATACATTGGCTATGAAGAGATTGAGAAAAGAGAACAGTTGTACATTAACAAGGCACTTAAGAGGCTTATCTCCAATCCCAACATTGAGGTTCTAGGAAACACAAGTACCAAGAGACAAGCTATATTGTCATTTCTCATCTACACTAACACCAATTCTTATTCCCAAGGACGTGATGAACTTAACTTGTGGGCAGAAACAGGATGCAAAAGAGGCTTGCCACTTCATGGCCCTTTTGTTGCAGCATTGCTCAATGATCTCTTCGGCATCCAAGCTCGTGGTGGTTGCGCTTGTGCTGGTCCTTACGGCCATGAGCTGCTCCATATCAACAAATCTCAATCACTTTCTATTAGATCAGCTGTTCAAAAG GGCTATGTTGGAGTGAAACCTGGATGGACCCGTGTTAGTTTCCCTTATTACATGAGTGAAGAGGATTTTGAATACATTCTAAGTGCCATTGAATTTTTAGCTGTATATGGCCAAAGGTTCCTTCCTTTGTATAGCTTCAACTTGAGAAATGGCAGCTGGAGAATAAAGACAGAGGAATTTGAGGAAAAAACCAAGAAAAGCAATGGCAAATTCCCTACTAAATTGTTGGGAAAAACTccagaagaaagaaagaaccaaTCATACTTTGACGTTGCTAAATCCATTGCCAGTGATCTCCCAAAGCTCCCTTCCGAGGGGATACTCAGTTTAAATGTGGATCCCAATGTTATATGCTTTAGAATTTGA